The Immundisolibacter cernigliae genome has a window encoding:
- the tsf gene encoding translation elongation factor Ts: MNISAALVKEMRERTGLGMMECKKALTEAGGDIEAAIDLMRKAGAARADKKAGRTAADGAIILSASADGRSVALTEVNSETDFVAKDAGFLAFAQAVGDLALSQAPADVEQLSTLTLGDGTVEEARQQLVAKIGENIRVRRFVRRQTTSGVIGSYLHGSRIGVLVEIEGGDLALARDIAMHVAASRPVCVSSDQIPADVLAREKEIYDAQAAESGKPEDIRARMVEGRLRKYAAEVTLLGQAFVKDPDTTVEQLLKKANARVIGFDRLEVGEGIEKQADDFVAEVMKQARG; encoded by the coding sequence ATGAACATATCGGCGGCACTGGTCAAGGAAATGCGCGAGCGCACCGGCCTTGGCATGATGGAATGCAAGAAGGCGCTGACCGAAGCCGGGGGCGACATCGAAGCCGCCATCGACCTGATGCGCAAGGCCGGCGCCGCGCGTGCCGACAAGAAGGCCGGGCGCACCGCGGCCGATGGCGCCATCATCCTGTCGGCCAGCGCCGACGGGCGCAGCGTGGCCCTCACCGAGGTCAACTCGGAAACCGATTTCGTGGCCAAGGACGCGGGTTTCCTGGCCTTTGCCCAGGCGGTTGGCGATCTTGCGCTGAGCCAGGCGCCGGCCGACGTGGAACAGCTGTCGACCCTGACCCTGGGCGACGGCACGGTCGAGGAAGCGCGCCAGCAGCTGGTGGCCAAGATCGGCGAGAACATTCGCGTGCGTCGTTTCGTGCGCCGCCAGACGACATCCGGCGTGATCGGCAGCTATCTGCACGGCTCGCGCATCGGCGTGCTGGTCGAAATCGAGGGCGGCGATCTGGCCCTGGCGCGGGATATCGCCATGCACGTGGCGGCCAGTCGGCCGGTATGCGTGTCCAGCGACCAGATTCCGGCCGACGTGCTGGCCCGCGAGAAGGAAATCTACGACGCCCAGGCGGCCGAATCCGGCAAGCCGGAAGACATCCGCGCCCGGATGGTCGAGGGCCGGCTGCGCAAGTACGCGGCCGAGGTCACGCTGCTCGGCCAGGCCTTCGTCAAGGATCCGGACACCACCGTCGAGCAACTGCTGAAGAAGGCGAATGCGCGGGTGATCGGCTTCGACCGGCTGGAAGTCGGCGAAGGCATCGAGAAACAGGCCGACGATTTCGTCGCCGAAGTGATGAAACAAGCCCGCGGCTGA
- the pyrH gene encoding UMP kinase yields the protein MAGSPPKYTRILLKLSGEALAGGKPHGFDRPAMQAVADALAPVLAAGVQVGLVVGGGNLFRGLPAAADGGDRATADYIGMLATVMNALALHEVLERAGLAARVMSALPVTGVAEPFVRVKALAHLAAGKVVLFGGGIGNPYFTTDTAACLRAIDIGAQLLLKATKVDGVYDVDPLRNTTARRYEQLDYDEVLARHLGVMDATAVALAREHALPVRVFDMNSRGALLRIVHGEPVGTLMGPAADGRQT from the coding sequence ATGGCCGGTTCGCCGCCCAAGTACACGCGCATCCTGCTGAAACTCAGCGGCGAGGCGCTGGCCGGCGGCAAGCCGCACGGCTTCGACCGGCCGGCCATGCAGGCGGTGGCCGATGCACTGGCGCCGGTGCTGGCGGCCGGCGTGCAGGTCGGTCTGGTGGTCGGCGGCGGCAACCTGTTTCGCGGCCTGCCGGCGGCAGCCGACGGGGGTGACCGGGCCACCGCCGATTACATCGGCATGCTGGCCACGGTGATGAATGCGCTGGCGCTGCACGAGGTGCTGGAACGCGCTGGCCTGGCGGCGCGCGTCATGTCCGCGCTGCCGGTCACAGGCGTCGCCGAGCCGTTCGTGCGGGTCAAGGCTTTGGCGCATCTGGCGGCCGGCAAGGTGGTGCTGTTCGGCGGCGGTATCGGCAATCCGTATTTCACCACCGACACGGCCGCCTGCCTGCGCGCCATCGACATCGGCGCCCAGCTGTTGCTCAAGGCCACCAAGGTCGACGGCGTGTACGACGTCGATCCGCTGCGCAACACCACCGCACGGCGTTACGAGCAGCTTGACTATGATGAAGTGCTGGCGCGGCACCTGGGCGTGATGGACGCGACCGCGGTGGCATTGGCGCGCGAGCACGCCCTGCCGGTGCGGGTGTTCGACATGAACAGTCGCGGCGCGCTGCTGCGTATCGTGCACGGAGAGCCGGTCGGGACCCTCATGGGGCCGGCCGCGGACGGGAGACAGACATGA
- the map gene encoding type I methionyl aminopeptidase, which produces MTVSIKTPQEIDALRVAGRLAAQLLGMIGEHVRPGISTDALNDICEQYTTQVLGCTSAPLGYHGFPKSICTSVNHVVCHGIPNDKPLKRGDIVNIDVTVIKDDYHGDTSAMFYVGEPTIQARRLCETSYEALWVGIGMVRPGMRLGDLGHAIQSHAEARNYSIVREYCGHGIGRQFHEEPQVLHYGIPGTGLVLEPGMVFTIEPMLNAGKRHVKLLADGWTVVTKDHSLSAQWEHMVLVTDSGVEVLTLREGETPS; this is translated from the coding sequence ATGACCGTTTCCATCAAAACCCCTCAAGAAATCGACGCCCTGCGCGTGGCCGGCCGCCTGGCCGCGCAGCTGCTCGGCATGATCGGCGAGCACGTGCGCCCCGGCATCAGCACCGACGCGCTGAACGACATCTGCGAGCAGTACACGACCCAGGTGCTGGGTTGTACCTCGGCGCCGCTGGGCTATCACGGCTTTCCGAAATCGATCTGCACCTCGGTCAACCACGTCGTGTGTCACGGCATCCCGAACGACAAGCCGCTCAAGCGCGGCGACATCGTCAACATCGATGTCACCGTCATCAAGGACGACTACCACGGCGACACCAGCGCCATGTTCTATGTGGGCGAGCCGACCATCCAGGCGCGCAGACTGTGCGAGACCAGCTATGAGGCGCTGTGGGTCGGCATCGGCATGGTCCGGCCGGGCATGCGCCTGGGGGATCTTGGGCACGCCATCCAGAGCCACGCCGAGGCGCGCAATTACTCGATCGTGCGCGAGTACTGCGGGCACGGTATCGGGCGCCAGTTCCACGAGGAGCCGCAGGTGCTCCACTACGGCATTCCGGGCACCGGCCTGGTGCTCGAGCCGGGCATGGTGTTCACCATCGAGCCGATGCTGAACGCCGGCAAGCGGCATGTGAAGTTGCTGGCCGACGGCTGGACGGTGGTGACCAAGGACCACAGCCTGTCGGCGCAGTGGGAACACATGGTGCTGGTGACCGACAGCGGGGTCGAGGTGCTGACCCTGCGCGAGGGCGAGACGCCATCTTGA
- the rpsB gene encoding 30S ribosomal protein S2 has translation MAGVSMRDLLDAGVHFGHQTRYWSPAMAPYIYGARQNIHIIDLERSLPMLRDAMNVLGKIAARGGTVLFVGTKRQARKLIEQHAAACGMPFISYRWLGGMLTNYRTVRKSVDRLIDLETRLELGKTGDLSKREIQLLQREREKLVRSVGGIRTLKGMPDALFVIDTGYEHIAVEEANRLGIPVIAVVDTNNRPEKIDYIIPGNDDSIRAIDLYLGQAVEAIQNGRAALAAGGSDEFIEVVEVS, from the coding sequence ATGGCTGGAGTTTCCATGCGCGACCTGCTGGACGCGGGCGTCCATTTCGGTCATCAGACCCGCTACTGGTCGCCGGCCATGGCTCCTTATATCTATGGCGCCCGCCAGAACATCCACATCATCGACCTGGAACGCAGCCTGCCCATGCTGCGCGATGCGATGAACGTGCTGGGCAAGATCGCCGCCCGTGGCGGCACGGTGCTGTTCGTGGGCACCAAGCGCCAGGCGCGCAAACTGATCGAACAGCATGCCGCCGCCTGCGGCATGCCGTTCATCAGCTACCGCTGGCTGGGCGGCATGCTCACCAACTACCGCACGGTGCGCAAGTCGGTGGACCGCCTGATCGATCTGGAAACCCGCCTCGAGCTGGGCAAGACCGGCGACCTGAGCAAGCGTGAAATCCAGCTGCTGCAACGCGAGCGCGAGAAGCTGGTGCGCAGCGTGGGCGGCATCCGTACCCTGAAGGGCATGCCGGACGCGCTGTTCGTGATCGACACCGGCTACGAGCACATCGCCGTCGAGGAAGCCAACCGCCTGGGCATCCCGGTGATTGCGGTGGTCGACACCAACAACCGCCCGGAGAAGATCGACTACATCATTCCCGGCAACGACGACTCGATCCGCGCCATCGATCTGTACCTGGGTCAGGCCGTGGAGGCCATCCAGAACGGTCGAGCTGCCCTGGCGGCGGGCGGCAGCGACGAGTTCATCGAAGTCGTCGAGGTCAGCTAG
- the frr gene encoding ribosome recycling factor, with protein sequence MIDDVRKDAEQRMAKSVHGLHEELKKIRAGRAHPGLLDQVHVNYYGVDTPLRQLANVSAEDARTLLVAPFDKAAVAAIDKAIRESDLGLNPATAGMIIRVPLPALTEQRRKDLIRVVRSEGEACRVAIRNVRRDANGSLKEMEKEKLISADDETRGQAEIQKLTDRFVAEVEALLAAKEADLLDV encoded by the coding sequence ATGATCGATGACGTGCGCAAGGACGCCGAACAGCGCATGGCCAAGAGCGTCCACGGGCTGCATGAGGAACTGAAGAAAATCCGCGCCGGCCGCGCCCACCCGGGCCTGCTGGACCAGGTGCATGTCAATTACTACGGCGTGGACACGCCGCTGCGCCAGCTCGCCAACGTCAGCGCCGAGGACGCGCGCACGCTGCTGGTGGCGCCGTTCGACAAGGCCGCCGTGGCAGCCATCGACAAGGCCATTCGCGAATCCGACCTGGGCCTGAACCCGGCCACCGCCGGCATGATCATTCGCGTACCGCTGCCGGCCCTGACCGAGCAGCGGCGCAAGGATCTGATCCGCGTCGTGCGCAGCGAGGGCGAAGCCTGCCGGGTGGCCATCCGCAACGTGCGCCGCGACGCCAACGGCTCGCTCAAGGAGATGGAGAAGGAAAAGCTGATCTCGGCCGACGACGAAACCCGTGGCCAGGCCGAGATACAGAAGCTCACCGACCGTTTCGTGGCTGAGGTCGAAGCCCTGCTGGCGGCCAAGGAAGCCGACCTGCTGGACGTCTGA
- a CDS encoding phosphatidate cytidylyltransferase, translating to MPRTRILTAIVLLGLVLLLLWRGTLVWLLGVFAAVALRAAWEWAGLCSGLSGARRWLLLATLGASLAGAYALPASWTAVALAAGLAWWALGLRLVLCYPVLPDWIDRPLAQAAIILLALAPAWLALARLADGQRPLLLLCLALVWAADSGAYLVGRRFGRRKLCPQVSPGKTVEGLLGGLVGAALIGLVAGLALGLDGLRLAALVGLATACAAVSVVGDLAESLFKRRAGVKDSSHLLPGHGGVLDRIDALIAAAPLFALTAPLLVRG from the coding sequence GTGCCTAGAACGCGCATCCTGACGGCCATCGTCCTGCTCGGTCTGGTGCTGCTGCTGCTGTGGCGCGGCACGCTGGTGTGGCTGCTGGGGGTGTTCGCGGCGGTCGCGCTGCGCGCCGCCTGGGAATGGGCGGGCCTGTGTTCGGGCCTGAGCGGTGCGCGGCGCTGGCTGCTGCTGGCGACGCTCGGCGCCAGCCTGGCAGGAGCGTATGCGCTGCCGGCTTCGTGGACTGCCGTGGCGCTCGCCGCCGGACTCGCATGGTGGGCGCTGGGGCTGCGGCTGGTGCTGTGCTACCCGGTCCTGCCGGACTGGATTGACCGGCCGCTGGCGCAGGCCGCCATCATCCTGCTGGCGCTGGCGCCCGCCTGGCTGGCGCTGGCCCGCCTGGCGGATGGGCAGCGCCCCTTGCTGCTGCTGTGCCTGGCGCTGGTATGGGCGGCCGACAGCGGCGCTTATCTGGTCGGTCGCCGCTTCGGCAGGCGCAAGCTGTGTCCACAGGTCAGCCCGGGCAAGACGGTGGAGGGACTGCTCGGCGGCCTGGTCGGCGCGGCACTGATCGGGCTGGTCGCGGGACTTGCCTTGGGGCTGGACGGCCTGCGCCTGGCGGCATTGGTCGGGCTCGCCACTGCCTGCGCGGCCGTATCCGTGGTGGGCGATCTTGCCGAAAGCCTGTTCAAGCGCCGCGCCGGGGTCAAGGACAGCAGTCATCTGCTGCCCGGTCACGGCGGCGTGCTGGACCGCATCGACGCCCTGATCGCCGCGGCGCCCCTGTTTGCGCTGACCGCGCCGCTGCTGGTGCGGGGCTAG
- the uppS gene encoding polyprenyl diphosphate synthase, translated as MTTPEAILPRHLAIIMDGNGRWARQRHLPRVAGHRVGARVVRRIVEECARRNIGYLTVFAFSSENWRRPPDEVSLLMELFLRALRDEETRLLENGIRLSVIGDRSALPARLQAAIAQVEAATAHCQGLHLTVATNYGGRWDIVQAARSVAAAAVAGELDPADLDEDSFAARLALGRAPAVDLLIRTGGELRISNFLLWQLAYAELYFTDTLWPDFDAAALDQALAWFAGRERRFGRTGEQLLLGGAGA; from the coding sequence ATGACGACGCCCGAGGCCATACTGCCGCGGCACCTTGCCATCATCATGGATGGCAACGGCCGCTGGGCGCGCCAGCGTCACCTGCCGCGGGTGGCCGGCCACCGGGTCGGCGCCCGCGTGGTGCGGCGCATCGTGGAGGAGTGTGCCCGGCGCAATATCGGCTACCTGACCGTATTTGCCTTCAGCAGCGAGAACTGGCGACGCCCGCCGGACGAGGTATCGCTGCTGATGGAGCTGTTCCTGCGCGCCTTGCGCGACGAGGAAACGCGCCTGCTGGAAAACGGCATCCGGCTGTCGGTGATCGGCGATCGCAGCGCCCTGCCGGCACGCCTGCAGGCGGCGATCGCACAAGTCGAGGCCGCCACGGCCCACTGCCAGGGCCTGCACCTGACCGTGGCCACCAATTACGGCGGGCGGTGGGACATCGTGCAGGCGGCGCGATCAGTAGCGGCCGCAGCGGTCGCGGGGGAACTGGACCCGGCCGATCTGGATGAAGACAGCTTCGCGGCCCGGCTGGCCCTGGGCCGCGCGCCAGCGGTCGACCTGCTGATCCGCACCGGCGGCGAGCTGCGCATCAGCAATTTCCTGCTCTGGCAGCTGGCCTATGCAGAGCTGTATTTCACCGACACCCTGTGGCCGGATTTCGACGCCGCCGCGCTGGACCAGGCGCTGGCCTGGTTCGCCGGCCGCGAGCGGCGTTTCGGTCGCACGGGCGAGCAGCTGCTGCTCGGCGGCGCCGGTGCCTAG